From Flavobacterium alkalisoli, the proteins below share one genomic window:
- a CDS encoding DUF4197 domain-containing protein: MKKVVFAILLLPLASNAQLGGLINKAKDKVTEVTGTGTGLSNADIASALKEALNKGIDEQVTKLTAVDGFYKNEMVKILLPEELQKVDKTLRSVGMGNLADEGLLVLNRAAEDAVKEATPIFVNAVTSMTFSDAKNILMGDDRSATTYLEKTTSTQLYDKFSPVVKTSLDKVGADKVWATIIEKYNSLPLTKDVNPNLTDYVTSKAMSGVFTMISVEEKEIRTDLSSRTSDLLKKVFALQD; encoded by the coding sequence ATGAAAAAAGTAGTATTCGCCATTCTATTACTGCCACTGGCATCTAATGCACAACTGGGAGGCCTTATAAACAAGGCAAAAGATAAAGTAACCGAAGTAACCGGAACAGGCACAGGCCTTAGTAATGCCGATATTGCTTCGGCACTTAAGGAAGCCCTTAACAAAGGGATAGACGAGCAGGTAACCAAACTTACTGCTGTAGACGGTTTCTATAAAAACGAAATGGTAAAGATACTTTTACCCGAAGAGCTTCAAAAAGTAGACAAAACCCTTAGAAGCGTAGGTATGGGTAACCTGGCCGACGAAGGGCTTTTAGTACTTAACCGCGCTGCTGAGGATGCCGTAAAAGAGGCTACCCCTATTTTTGTGAATGCGGTAACAAGCATGACTTTTAGCGATGCCAAAAATATACTTATGGGCGACGACAGATCGGCCACTACTTATTTAGAGAAAACAACTTCAACACAGTTATACGACAAGTTTAGCCCCGTGGTAAAAACATCGCTGGACAAGGTGGGTGCCGATAAGGTATGGGCAACAATAATTGAGAAATACAATTCGCTGCCGCTTACTAAAGACGTAAACCCTAACCTTACCGATTATGTAACCAGCAAGGCTATGAGTGGTGTATTCACCATGATATCTGTAGAGGAAAAAGAGATAAGAACCGATTTATCATCCCGTACGTCAGATCTGCTTAAAAAGGTATTTGCATTACAGGACTAA
- the pyrF gene encoding orotidine-5'-phosphate decarboxylase, whose product MTTQQLHQNILDKKSFLCIGLDADLNKIPPHLLATEDPIFEFNKAIIDATHDLAVAYKPNTAFFEAYGLKGWLSLEKTINYINHMHPEIFTIADAKRGDIGNTSTMYAKAFLEDLNFDSVTVAPYMGKDSVEPFLAFKNKFAIMLALTSNEGAFDFQTKIVDGEELYKTVLKTSKTWKNSENLMYVVGATKAEYFTEIRKIVPESFLLVPGVGAQGGSLQEVCKYGMSKNVGLLINSSRGIIYASNGNDFAEKAREEALKMQQEMAALL is encoded by the coding sequence ATGACCACGCAACAGCTTCACCAAAACATTCTTGATAAAAAATCATTTTTATGTATAGGCCTTGATGCAGACCTTAATAAGATTCCGCCACACTTACTGGCTACCGAGGATCCTATTTTTGAGTTTAATAAAGCCATTATAGATGCTACCCACGACCTTGCGGTAGCCTATAAACCCAATACGGCTTTTTTTGAGGCATACGGACTAAAAGGATGGCTGTCGCTGGAAAAAACCATAAACTATATTAACCACATGCATCCGGAGATATTTACCATTGCCGATGCTAAACGTGGCGATATAGGCAATACCTCTACCATGTATGCCAAAGCTTTTTTAGAAGACCTTAATTTTGATTCAGTTACTGTTGCGCCTTATATGGGTAAAGACAGTGTGGAGCCGTTTTTGGCTTTTAAAAATAAGTTTGCCATTATGCTGGCGCTAACTTCTAACGAAGGTGCTTTTGATTTCCAAACTAAAATTGTTGACGGGGAAGAGCTGTACAAAACGGTTCTTAAAACCTCTAAAACATGGAAAAACAGCGAGAACCTTATGTATGTTGTAGGGGCCACTAAAGCAGAGTACTTTACCGAAATAAGAAAGATTGTGCCGGAAAGCTTTTTACTTGTACCGGGTGTGGGCGCACAGGGAGGCAGCCTGCAGGAAGTTTGCAAGTATGGCATGAGTAAAAATGTAGGACTGCTTATAAACTCTTCAAGAGGTATTATATATGCTTCTAACGGAAACGACTTTGCCGAAAAGGCAAGGGAAGAGGCTTTAAAGATGCAACAGGAAATGGCAGCATTGCTGTAA
- a CDS encoding ABC transporter substrate-binding protein: MRIVSLVPSQTELLFDLGLEDKIVGITKFCVHPYHLKQTKKIIGGTKKVHVEKIRLLQPDIIIANKEENTQEIVEQLQDIAPVWVSDVITVEDNLKMIEELGKIFSVRTKAQNWIDKISFGLQDFKNFMKDKPFKRSAYFIWKNPYMAAGGNNFINEMLKLNHFTNIYEDRDSRYPEVIVQKMRIQGDPQVIFLSSEPYPFKDEDAFELGRHTHHAQTVFVDGEMFSWYGTRLVKAFTYFKQLQERIEEPV; the protein is encoded by the coding sequence ATGCGTATAGTATCGTTAGTGCCTTCGCAAACAGAACTTCTTTTTGACCTTGGCCTTGAGGATAAGATAGTGGGTATTACCAAATTTTGCGTTCACCCTTATCACCTAAAGCAAACCAAAAAGATAATAGGAGGGACCAAAAAAGTCCACGTTGAGAAAATAAGGCTTTTACAGCCCGATATTATTATTGCCAATAAGGAAGAGAACACTCAGGAAATTGTGGAGCAGTTGCAGGATATTGCGCCTGTATGGGTTAGCGATGTCATTACTGTTGAAGATAACCTGAAGATGATAGAAGAACTGGGCAAAATATTCTCGGTACGTACCAAGGCACAAAACTGGATTGATAAAATAAGCTTCGGGCTGCAGGATTTTAAAAACTTTATGAAGGATAAGCCTTTTAAAAGGTCGGCTTACTTTATTTGGAAGAATCCGTATATGGCAGCAGGGGGTAACAACTTTATTAACGAAATGCTTAAGCTTAACCATTTCACTAATATCTATGAAGACAGGGACAGCCGTTATCCGGAAGTGATTGTACAAAAAATGAGGATACAGGGCGACCCGCAGGTTATATTCCTTTCGTCTGAACCTTATCCATTTAAGGATGAGGATGCTTTTGAACTGGGAAGGCATACCCACCATGCACAAACTGTTTTTGTAGATGGCGAGATGTTCTCGTGGTATGGTACCAGGCTGGTAAAGGCGTTTACTTATTTTAAACAGTTACAGGAAAGAATAGAGGAACCTGTTTAG
- a CDS encoding response regulator, whose amino-acid sequence MNTHGDIIIIEDDADDRDILISIFEELGKEHNYENRLVIIEEAADLIDFLKSDDCDPFIIISDINMPKINGFDLRNLIFNDAEIRERAIPFIFLTTSDNSEENMRKAFQLSIQGYFRKPVSYTKFKKVINDIITYWKNAATN is encoded by the coding sequence ATGAATACACACGGAGACATTATCATTATTGAAGACGATGCTGACGACAGGGACATCCTTATCAGCATTTTTGAAGAACTCGGCAAAGAGCATAACTATGAAAACCGTTTGGTTATTATAGAAGAAGCTGCAGATCTTATCGACTTTTTAAAATCGGACGACTGCGATCCTTTTATTATCATTTCCGATATAAACATGCCTAAAATAAACGGGTTCGACCTGCGTAATCTTATTTTTAACGATGCCGAAATAAGGGAACGTGCCATACCTTTTATATTCCTAACCACGTCTGACAACAGCGAGGAAAACATGCGGAAAGCTTTTCAGCTGTCCATACAGGGGTATTTTAGAAAACCTGTAAGCTATACCAAATTCAAAAAGGTTATTAATGATATTATTACCTATTGGAAAAATGCAGCAACGAACTAA
- a CDS encoding methylmalonyl-CoA mutase family protein, which produces MEQVQPYIPKHKVRIVTAASLFDGHDAAINIMRRIIQATGVEVIHLGHDRSVEEVVNTAIQEDANAIAMTSYQGGHNEYFKYMYDLLKEKGAGHIKIFGGGGGVILPEEIKELHEYGITRIYSPDDGRELGLQGMINDLVQRADYPVGDTLNGEVNHLTDKNPTAIARVISSAENFPEVAKETLDTIHKQNETSKIPVLGITGTGGAGKSSLVDELVRRFLIDFPEKTIGLISVDPSKRKTGGALLGDRIRMNAINNPRVYMRSLATRQSNLALSKYVAEAIQVLKAAKYDLIILETSGIGQSDTEILDHSDVSLYVMTPEFGAATQLEKIDMLDFADLVAINKFDKRGSLDALRDVKKQYQRNHNLWDANPDDLPVFGTIASQFNDPGMNTLYKAIMDKIVEKTESDLKSTFEITREMSEKIFVIPPHRTRYLSEIAENNRSYDETAASQQDVAQKLYGIFKTIETVSGKVPQINKAGIDDASVAVTDADKSLFTDLLLKEFDRVKMNLDPYNWEVILTWDEKVNKYKNPVYSFKVRDKEIKIQTHTESLSHTQIPKVALPKYQAWGDILRWCLQENVPGEFPYTSGLYPFKREGEDPTRMFAGEGGPERTNRRFHYVSLGMPAKRLSTAFDSVTLYGNDPDHRPDIYGKIGNAGVSICCLDDAKKLYSGFNLAHPMTSVSMTINGPAPMLLGFFMNAAIDQQCELYIKENGLEKEVDDKINKIYKEKGVERPRYNGALPQGNDGLGLMLLGVTGDQVLPADVYNEIKVRTLSQVRGTVQADILKEDQAQNTCIFSTEFALRLMGDVQEYFIQKNVRNFYSVSISGYHIAEAGANPITQLAFTLANGFTYVEYYLSRGMNINDFGPNLSFFFSNGIDPEYAVIGRVARRIWAKALKNKYGANERAQMLKYHIQTSGRSLHAQEIDFNDIRTTLQALYAIYDNCNSLHTNAYDEAITTPTEESVRRAMAIQLIINKELGLAKNENPIQGSFIIEELTDLVEEAVLTEFDRITERGGVLGAMETMYQRSKIQEESLYYETLKHTGEFPIIGVNTFLSSKGSPTVVPAEVIRATEEEKQFQINTLESLHKGNAQKVKEQLALVQEAAIQNQNMFERLMEAAKVCSLGQITSALFEVGGQYRRNM; this is translated from the coding sequence ATGGAGCAAGTACAGCCTTATATTCCTAAACATAAAGTTAGAATAGTAACCGCAGCATCCCTGTTTGACGGGCACGATGCAGCTATAAACATCATGCGCCGAATTATTCAGGCAACGGGTGTTGAGGTAATTCACTTAGGGCACGACCGAAGTGTGGAAGAAGTAGTAAATACCGCCATACAGGAAGATGCAAACGCCATTGCTATGACCTCATACCAAGGCGGGCACAACGAATATTTTAAATACATGTACGACCTGCTTAAAGAAAAAGGGGCGGGACATATTAAAATATTTGGCGGCGGGGGCGGAGTTATCCTTCCTGAAGAGATAAAAGAGCTTCATGAGTATGGTATTACAAGAATATACTCTCCGGATGACGGGCGTGAGCTTGGACTACAGGGCATGATTAACGACCTTGTACAAAGGGCAGACTATCCGGTGGGCGATACCCTTAACGGTGAGGTGAACCATCTTACAGATAAAAACCCAACGGCTATTGCAAGGGTAATATCTTCTGCAGAGAACTTCCCTGAAGTTGCAAAAGAAACCCTTGATACCATACACAAACAAAACGAAACGTCTAAAATTCCTGTATTGGGTATTACCGGTACGGGTGGTGCAGGTAAATCATCATTAGTAGATGAGCTTGTGCGCCGTTTCCTTATCGATTTCCCTGAAAAAACTATCGGACTTATATCTGTAGACCCGTCTAAGCGTAAAACGGGCGGTGCCTTACTGGGCGACCGTATCAGGATGAATGCCATAAACAACCCAAGGGTTTATATGCGTTCGCTTGCCACACGCCAGTCTAACCTTGCCCTTTCTAAGTATGTGGCAGAGGCTATACAGGTGCTTAAGGCAGCTAAATATGATTTAATTATCCTTGAAACATCGGGTATCGGGCAAAGTGATACTGAGATCCTTGACCATTCGGATGTTTCGCTGTATGTAATGACACCTGAGTTTGGTGCTGCTACTCAGCTGGAAAAAATTGATATGCTTGATTTTGCCGATCTTGTTGCTATTAACAAGTTTGACAAACGCGGTTCGCTTGATGCGCTTCGTGATGTGAAAAAGCAATACCAGCGTAACCATAACCTGTGGGATGCCAACCCGGACGATCTTCCGGTATTTGGTACTATTGCTTCTCAGTTTAACGACCCTGGTATGAATACGCTTTACAAAGCGATTATGGATAAGATTGTGGAGAAAACAGAATCTGACCTTAAATCGACTTTTGAGATTACCCGCGAAATGAGCGAGAAGATATTTGTTATCCCTCCGCACAGAACGCGTTACCTGAGCGAAATTGCAGAAAACAACCGCAGCTATGACGAAACAGCGGCTTCGCAACAGGACGTGGCACAAAAGCTATACGGTATCTTTAAAACCATAGAGACCGTAAGCGGTAAAGTTCCGCAGATAAACAAAGCGGGTATAGACGATGCCTCAGTAGCGGTTACTGATGCTGATAAGTCACTATTCACAGATTTATTACTAAAAGAGTTCGACCGTGTAAAAATGAACCTTGACCCGTACAACTGGGAGGTTATACTTACATGGGACGAAAAAGTAAACAAATACAAAAATCCTGTTTATTCCTTTAAGGTAAGGGATAAGGAGATTAAGATACAAACGCATACCGAATCGCTTTCGCACACGCAGATACCTAAAGTTGCCCTGCCTAAATACCAGGCTTGGGGAGATATTTTAAGATGGTGCCTGCAGGAAAACGTACCGGGAGAATTCCCTTATACTTCAGGATTATATCCGTTTAAGAGAGAAGGGGAAGACCCAACGCGTATGTTTGCCGGAGAGGGCGGACCTGAGCGTACTAACAGACGTTTCCACTACGTGAGTTTAGGTATGCCGGCCAAGCGTTTATCTACAGCTTTTGACAGTGTTACCCTTTATGGTAATGACCCTGATCACCGTCCGGATATATATGGTAAGATTGGTAATGCGGGTGTATCTATCTGCTGCCTTGACGATGCCAAAAAACTATACTCAGGCTTTAACCTTGCACACCCTATGACATCGGTGAGTATGACCATTAACGGTCCGGCGCCTATGTTGTTAGGTTTCTTTATGAATGCGGCTATCGACCAGCAGTGTGAGCTTTACATTAAAGAAAACGGCCTTGAAAAAGAGGTAGACGATAAGATAAACAAGATATACAAGGAAAAAGGAGTGGAGAGGCCACGTTACAACGGTGCATTGCCACAGGGTAACGACGGACTTGGGCTTATGCTTCTTGGTGTAACCGGAGACCAGGTGCTTCCTGCCGATGTATATAACGAAATAAAAGTACGTACCCTGTCGCAGGTGCGTGGTACGGTACAGGCAGATATCCTTAAGGAAGATCAGGCACAAAATACCTGTATCTTCTCTACAGAGTTTGCCCTTCGCCTAATGGGTGATGTACAGGAGTACTTTATCCAGAAAAACGTAAGGAACTTCTATTCGGTTTCCATTTCAGGATACCACATTGCCGAGGCAGGTGCTAACCCTATTACACAGTTGGCATTTACCCTTGCAAACGGATTTACCTATGTGGAGTACTACCTGAGCCGTGGTATGAACATTAACGATTTTGGACCAAACCTGTCGTTCTTCTTCTCTAACGGTATTGACCCTGAGTATGCGGTTATAGGCCGTGTGGCAAGAAGAATTTGGGCTAAGGCACTTAAAAACAAATATGGTGCTAACGAGCGTGCACAAATGCTTAAGTACCACATTCAAACGTCGGGTCGTTCACTACACGCACAGGAAATCGACTTTAATGATATCCGTACTACATTACAGGCACTTTATGCCATTTACGATAACTGTAACTCGCTGCATACAAACGCTTATGACGAGGCTATTACAACGCCTACCGAAGAAAGCGTGCGCCGTGCAATGGCAATTCAGCTTATTATCAACAAAGAGCTGGGGCTGGCTAAAAACGAAAACCCAATACAGGGATCGTTTATTATTGAAGAGCTTACCGATCTTGTTGAGGAGGCTGTACTTACAGAGTTTGACCGTATTACCGAAAGAGGTGGTGTACTGGGTGCTATGGAAACCATGTACCAGCGTTCTAAAATACAGGAAGAAAGCCTTTACTACGAAACCCTTAAGCATACAGGAGAGTTTCCTATTATTGGGGTGAATACCTTCTTAAGTTCTAAAGGTTCGCCTACGGTTGTTCCTGCTGAGGTTATACGTGCTACGGAAGAGGAGAAACAGTTCCAGATTAATACCCTTGAGAGCCTGCATAAAGGTAATGCTCAAAAGGTTAAAGAACAGCTTGCCCTTGTACAGGAAGCAGCAATACAAAACCAAAACATGTTTGAGCGCCTTATGGAAGCCGCTAAGGTTTGTTCGCTGGGACAGATTACTTCGGCGTTGTTTGAAGTGGGCGGACAGTACCGCAGAAATATGTAA
- a CDS encoding thioredoxin family protein codes for MKKCVLFVCLMLSAVGFCQEWNTELEAAKSKAVAQNKNILLVFSGSDWCARCIELEKKVWQNPEFKAEAEKNWVLLRADFLQKKGEADPVDINDPKIILAERYNRNGFFPYIVLLDKYGRVIERGGYEEFSTAKEYIEYFKKLGKK; via the coding sequence GTGAAAAAGTGCGTATTGTTTGTATGCCTTATGCTGAGTGCTGTAGGCTTTTGCCAGGAGTGGAATACTGAATTAGAGGCAGCAAAAAGCAAAGCTGTTGCCCAAAACAAAAACATTCTTCTTGTCTTTTCGGGATCCGACTGGTGTGCCCGTTGCATAGAACTGGAAAAGAAAGTATGGCAAAACCCCGAGTTTAAGGCTGAAGCCGAGAAAAACTGGGTGCTGCTTCGTGCCGACTTCCTGCAAAAGAAAGGCGAAGCCGATCCTGTAGATATAAACGACCCTAAAATTATACTTGCCGAGCGTTACAACCGTAATGGCTTTTTCCCTTACATCGTACTTTTAGACAAATACGGCCGTGTTATAGAACGTGGCGGGTATGAAGAGTTTAGCACCGCTAAAGAGTATATAGAGTACTTTAAAAAACTGGGGAAGAAGTAA
- a CDS encoding DUF4197 domain-containing protein translates to MKRLIIPVIAIMASISFSGCAELQQIAEQYPQTGIISNADIAAGLKEALDKGIDKQVSKLTATDGFYKNNLVKILLPEELQKVDKALRQVGLSSLADEGLKMMNRAAEDAVKEATPIFVTAVKDMTFNDARNILMGNDRSATTYLQNTTTTQLYAKFNPVIKSSFSKVGADKVWSNIITKYNALPLTQDVNPDLTDYVTNKALDGVFTMIAVEEKEIRNNINERTSVLLKKVFALQDN, encoded by the coding sequence ATGAAAAGACTAATTATTCCCGTTATAGCCATAATGGCTTCAATTTCTTTTTCCGGATGTGCCGAGCTGCAACAGATAGCAGAGCAGTATCCGCAAACAGGCATAATAAGTAATGCCGATATAGCTGCCGGACTTAAGGAAGCCCTTGATAAGGGGATTGACAAACAGGTAAGCAAACTTACCGCTACCGATGGTTTTTACAAAAACAACCTGGTAAAGATATTATTGCCCGAAGAGCTTCAAAAAGTGGATAAGGCACTGCGTCAGGTTGGTTTAAGTTCGTTGGCAGACGAAGGCCTTAAAATGATGAACCGCGCTGCCGAGGATGCCGTAAAAGAGGCAACACCCATATTTGTTACCGCAGTAAAGGACATGACCTTTAACGATGCCCGCAACATACTTATGGGTAACGACAGGTCGGCTACTACCTATCTGCAAAACACAACCACAACACAGCTTTATGCCAAGTTTAATCCGGTTATAAAATCGTCGTTCAGTAAAGTGGGTGCCGATAAGGTTTGGAGCAACATAATAACCAAGTACAATGCCCTGCCCCTTACCCAGGATGTAAACCCCGATCTTACGGATTATGTAACAAATAAAGCGCTGGACGGAGTTTTTACCATGATAGCCGTAGAAGAGAAAGAAATTAGAAATAATATTAACGAAAGGACTTCTGTTTTATTAAAAAAAGTATTCGCTTTACAGGACAATTAA
- a CDS encoding tetratricopeptide repeat-containing sensor histidine kinase has protein sequence MQKTLLFAVVLLCVLPSPAQTTTASSFMHKGEQAFEQKNYTAAIMAFMQSVDHAKKSKDTLTLINSYNYLGSVYTMADQPREALDYYLQSLSLHKQQGNYKSIAETAKQVAVLYTLANEYDAAIQYYKEAQQYALLAKSPNIEAGSLGGLGIVYEKQQKYDMALSVYRRAIRIYETNNDMLGKAVLLSAMGNVYNHTGYYNLAEQNYKEALGYFNESDERQKVAETLNDLGETFAGSGDYNESLKLHKQAYLDAVEIKYDEAVVDACKGLYKAYEHLEEYENTILYQKLYEQKRDSLEARLALQENAKAQMRYETQKAKSQMEILALTEKINKLEAGNRSALLNDKYSLIAISGGFAVMSSFLIFVWFQKARIKKKYKKQVARMASQRRKQSEKLTRVKELYTHLDNRLGEVYYLNDELSRKSVGAPSIRVSNEALHNVTVKIHEDISDLVWALERENASPQNLANGMCDFASGYLKNHHVESVFSVDPDMPEVKMSGSARKELAIVLKECLNAIAVKAKANKVFLGISAKDDKMQITVRDNGSGNYVDYNDGKLKSLYKRLKNIGGETFVESLPGWGTTITISTPFESFEEEI, from the coding sequence ATGCAAAAAACCTTACTTTTTGCAGTTGTGCTATTATGCGTGTTACCTAGCCCTGCGCAAACTACCACAGCCTCTTCTTTTATGCATAAGGGAGAACAGGCTTTTGAGCAAAAAAACTATACTGCAGCCATTATGGCCTTTATGCAGAGTGTAGACCATGCAAAGAAAAGCAAAGACACACTTACCCTTATAAACAGCTATAATTATTTAGGTTCAGTTTATACCATGGCCGATCAGCCAAGGGAAGCCCTCGATTATTATTTACAGTCTCTTAGCCTGCACAAACAGCAGGGAAACTACAAAAGCATTGCCGAAACCGCTAAGCAGGTTGCTGTGCTCTATACTTTGGCAAACGAGTATGATGCTGCCATACAGTACTACAAAGAGGCACAGCAATATGCCCTTTTGGCTAAGAGCCCCAATATTGAGGCGGGAAGCCTGGGCGGACTGGGTATAGTGTATGAAAAGCAGCAAAAGTATGATATGGCACTCTCGGTTTACAGGAGGGCCATCAGGATATATGAAACCAATAACGATATGCTGGGCAAAGCCGTTTTGCTTAGCGCTATGGGTAATGTTTACAACCATACCGGGTATTATAATCTTGCAGAACAAAACTATAAAGAAGCCCTGGGATATTTTAATGAGAGTGACGAACGGCAAAAAGTTGCCGAAACACTTAATGATTTGGGTGAAACATTTGCCGGTTCAGGCGATTATAACGAATCCCTCAAGCTACATAAACAGGCCTATCTTGATGCGGTAGAGATAAAGTATGACGAAGCGGTGGTAGATGCCTGCAAAGGACTTTATAAAGCGTATGAGCATCTGGAGGAGTATGAAAATACCATTTTATACCAAAAGCTTTATGAGCAGAAAAGGGACAGCCTTGAGGCACGCTTAGCTTTGCAGGAAAATGCAAAAGCCCAGATGAGGTATGAAACCCAAAAGGCAAAGAGCCAGATGGAAATACTGGCACTTACCGAAAAGATAAATAAACTGGAGGCAGGCAACCGGTCGGCATTACTGAATGATAAATACAGTCTTATAGCTATATCGGGTGGGTTTGCGGTTATGTCTTCTTTTTTGATTTTTGTATGGTTTCAAAAAGCAAGGATTAAAAAGAAATATAAAAAGCAGGTGGCCCGAATGGCTTCTCAAAGGCGAAAGCAAAGCGAAAAGCTTACCCGTGTAAAAGAACTTTATACCCATCTTGATAACAGGCTGGGGGAGGTGTATTACCTAAACGATGAACTTAGTCGCAAGTCAGTAGGCGCTCCTTCCATAAGGGTATCTAATGAGGCATTGCATAATGTAACGGTCAAGATACACGAGGATATAAGTGACTTGGTTTGGGCATTGGAAAGAGAAAATGCCAGTCCTCAAAATTTGGCAAACGGTATGTGCGATTTCGCTTCAGGGTATTTAAAAAACCATCATGTGGAGTCGGTTTTCTCGGTAGATCCAGATATGCCTGAGGTAAAAATGTCGGGTTCGGCAAGAAAAGAGCTCGCTATTGTACTTAAAGAATGTCTTAATGCCATAGCGGTAAAAGCTAAGGCAAACAAGGTGTTTTTAGGTATTTCTGCTAAAGATGACAAGATGCAGATAACTGTAAGAGATAATGGTTCAGGTAATTATGTGGATTACAATGACGGAAAACTAAAATCGTTGTACAAAAGGCTTAAAAATATTGGCGGAGAAACCTTTGTTGAAAGTTTGCCGGGATGGGGAACAACAATCACAATTTCGACTCCTTTTGAAAGTTTTGAAGAAGAAATTTAA
- a CDS encoding EamA family transporter, with amino-acid sequence MKLPKHYMAAISAFIIWGFFSIVLKPLYLYPSLDILFYRVFACIIIMLLINIAFRRDKIKETKNYFTALTKKEKRNQWLLIFGSSLLLTANWFFFIYVMNHISVKAASFAYMVCPILTTVFAWFILKEKLTKLQWLSVFLSMLSCVILSYNSFTSALYSVVIASTYAVYLVLQKRITMPDRFVLLTLQIGFTALILLPFYKPYSGPVPTEPLFYYFIFMIAVGFTIIPMFLNLFALKGINSSTVGILIYLNPIIAFTLAIVYYDENVTLIQAMAYFVIVISVILFNVGSYLKLKEQDMPVNRPSVN; translated from the coding sequence ATGAAACTTCCTAAACACTACATGGCTGCCATTTCAGCCTTTATTATATGGGGATTTTTTAGCATTGTGCTTAAACCCCTTTATTTATACCCTTCTCTTGACATACTTTTTTATCGTGTTTTTGCCTGCATTATTATCATGCTGCTTATTAACATTGCCTTTAGAAGAGATAAGATAAAAGAAACCAAAAACTATTTTACCGCTCTTACCAAAAAGGAAAAACGAAACCAGTGGCTGCTTATTTTCGGGAGTTCGCTGTTGCTTACCGCAAACTGGTTCTTCTTTATTTATGTAATGAACCACATAAGTGTAAAGGCAGCATCGTTTGCCTATATGGTGTGCCCTATACTTACCACGGTATTTGCCTGGTTTATACTAAAGGAAAAGCTTACCAAATTGCAGTGGCTATCGGTATTTCTAAGTATGCTTAGCTGCGTGATACTGTCTTACAACAGTTTTACCAGTGCACTTTACAGCGTGGTTATTGCCTCTACCTACGCGGTATACCTTGTACTGCAAAAAAGAATCACGATGCCCGACAGGTTTGTACTCCTTACCCTGCAAATAGGGTTTACGGCACTTATACTGCTTCCGTTTTACAAGCCTTACAGCGGCCCCGTACCTACAGAGCCTTTATTCTACTATTTTATATTTATGATTGCTGTAGGCTTTACCATAATACCTATGTTCCTTAACCTGTTTGCGCTAAAAGGAATTAATTCTTCCACCGTTGGGATATTGATATACCTTAACCCAATCATCGCGTTTACGCTGGCTATTGTGTATTATGACGAGAACGTTACGTTAATACAGGCTATGGCCTATTTTGTTATCGTAATATCGGTAATACTGTTTAATGTGGGTAGCTACTTAAAGCTAAAGGAACAGGACATGCCGGTAAACCGTCCGTCGGTAAACTAA
- a CDS encoding VOC family protein: protein MQIIELELLSSNLAETERFYKRVLGLKAELSDKFSVTFAIGYTKLIFRYAEGLNPVYHFAIDIPNNRFDQAYSIMKSRIDLIPIEKENDIADFTNWDAQSFYFYDNNGNILEFITRYPNRETSTHDFNSKSYLSISEVGLVTNDVPRLADQLKKEFGVPIFHRQPRGSKFTVSGDDQGLFIIAAKGRDWYPTKVKSASFRTRVLFMNEGNLYHIVR, encoded by the coding sequence ATGCAAATTATCGAGCTTGAACTGCTTAGCAGCAATTTAGCAGAGACCGAGAGATTTTATAAAAGAGTTTTAGGGTTAAAGGCAGAACTATCTGATAAATTTTCTGTAACGTTTGCAATAGGTTATACCAAACTTATTTTTAGATATGCCGAAGGCCTGAACCCCGTTTACCACTTTGCTATAGATATCCCGAACAACCGTTTTGATCAGGCATATTCAATAATGAAGTCGCGCATTGATTTGATTCCCATTGAAAAGGAAAACGATATTGCCGACTTTACCAATTGGGATGCCCAGTCATTTTATTTTTATGATAATAACGGCAATATACTGGAGTTTATAACCCGGTATCCTAACCGTGAAACCTCTACCCACGATTTTAACTCAAAATCGTACCTATCCATAAGTGAGGTGGGACTGGTAACCAATGATGTGCCGCGCCTTGCCGATCAGTTAAAGAAAGAATTTGGCGTGCCGATATTCCACAGGCAGCCCAGGGGGAGTAAGTTTACCGTATCGGGAGACGACCAAGGCCTGTTTATAATTGCCGCAAAGGGCAGGGACTGGTATCCTACCAAAGTAAAATCGGCTTCGTTTCGCACCCGTGTGCTGTTTATGAATGAGGGTAACCTTTATCATATTGTAAGGTAG